In Acidobacteriota bacterium, a single genomic region encodes these proteins:
- a CDS encoding mechanosensitive ion channel, producing MDNSLLVGTRVGGIIVGAFVLNIVLKIAFDRFFTRAERGDAEQVASLRQAARMAQRVVLAVIAGLIILDTVGIDIGALIAAVGVIGLAISFGAQPLIRDIIGYISYVFADNFRVGEEVRMDGKRGHVLKFELRGVVLKISDESTEWLAYVPYSKIATIENFDRPINDA from the coding sequence TTGGACAACTCGTTGCTCGTCGGGACTCGCGTCGGCGGAATCATCGTGGGCGCATTCGTGCTCAACATCGTGCTCAAGATTGCGTTCGATCGGTTCTTCACCCGCGCCGAGCGAGGAGATGCTGAGCAGGTGGCGTCGCTGCGCCAAGCGGCGCGTATGGCCCAGAGAGTGGTCCTTGCCGTCATAGCCGGGCTGATCATCCTCGACACCGTCGGCATCGACATCGGTGCCCTCATTGCGGCGGTTGGCGTAATCGGGCTGGCAATCTCCTTCGGCGCTCAGCCGCTCATCCGCGACATCATTGGTTACATCTCATACGTGTTTGCAGACAACTTTCGCGTGGGAGAAGAGGTCAGAATGGACGGAAAACGCGGCCATGTACTCAAGTTCGAGTTGCGCGGAGTTGTACTCAAGATCAGCGACGAATCAACTGAGTGGCTGGCGTACGTTCCCTACAGCAAGATCGCCACGATCGAAAATTTTGACCGACCCATCAACGACGCCTGA
- a CDS encoding M24 family metallopeptidase encodes MADHRFGGKTERQVAREIAGMLNEEGCDEPWDAIIAAGLNGASPHHEPGDYVIKDGDTIVYDFGGRKDGYMSDTTRNFVVGEASDEYREAFGVLVAAQEAGVSAATVGTSCEEVDRATRAVIDDAGYGEFFIHRTGHGIGLEVHEAPYIVAGNETVLEPGMVFTVEPGIYIPGRFGMRIEDVVIATEASPERCNNSPRNLVAAH; translated from the coding sequence TTGGCAGACCACCGCTTTGGCGGCAAGACCGAAAGGCAGGTGGCTAGGGAGATCGCTGGCATGTTGAACGAGGAGGGCTGCGATGAGCCATGGGACGCCATCATTGCTGCGGGCCTAAACGGTGCGTCACCGCACCACGAACCGGGTGACTACGTCATCAAAGACGGTGACACCATCGTATATGATTTCGGTGGTCGCAAGGACGGCTACATGTCAGACACGACACGCAACTTCGTTGTCGGGGAAGCCTCGGACGAATATCGGGAGGCGTTCGGCGTGCTTGTGGCAGCGCAGGAAGCTGGTGTGAGTGCAGCGACGGTGGGAACATCTTGCGAAGAGGTTGACCGGGCAACCCGCGCAGTCATCGACGACGCTGGTTACGGCGAGTTCTTCATCCACCGAACCGGCCACGGCATCGGTCTCGAAGTCCACGAAGCCCCGTACATCGTTGCGGGGAACGAGACGGTACTTGAGCCTGGAATGGTGTTCACCGTGGAACCCGGTATCTACATCCCGGGCCGTTTTGGTATGCGTATCGAGGACGTCGTAATCGCCACCGAAGCCAGTCCCGAACGCTGCAACAACTCACCCCGCAACCTCGTTGCGGCCCACTAG
- a CDS encoding aminopeptidase P family N-terminal domain-containing protein, translating to MSFDHAARIDRLFESMPTNGVDTVLLSVGADMPWLIGYETTSFERLTMAVLRIGEVPKLVVPKLEAPRVDDLGGAFEVVPWDETDDPIARVADFVGSGASLAVGDATWSRFTLALQERLQGRLWTSAGPLMEELRRVKESDELDRLRVVGAVPTGSPLPWQTTALAARPKGRWLGRSLAC from the coding sequence ATGTCGTTCGACCATGCAGCGCGGATCGACCGGTTGTTCGAGTCCATGCCAACTAATGGGGTCGATACGGTGTTGCTGTCCGTGGGTGCCGACATGCCATGGCTCATTGGCTACGAGACGACGTCGTTCGAACGTCTCACGATGGCGGTTCTTAGAATTGGCGAGGTTCCCAAGCTTGTAGTTCCCAAACTTGAGGCTCCCCGAGTCGACGACCTTGGCGGCGCGTTCGAAGTAGTTCCGTGGGATGAGACTGATGATCCGATCGCTCGCGTCGCCGACTTCGTTGGAAGTGGCGCCTCGCTCGCCGTCGGTGACGCAACCTGGAGCAGGTTCACACTTGCGCTCCAAGAACGTCTCCAAGGTCGACTTTGGACGAGTGCAGGCCCGCTCATGGAAGAGTTGCGACGCGTGAAAGAGTCCGATGAACTCGATCGACTACGCGTTGTCGGAGCTGTGCCGACCGGGTCGCCGTTGCCTTGGCAGACCACCGCTTTGGCGGCAAGACCGAAAGGCAGGTGGCTAGGGAGATCGCTGGCATGTTGA